Part of the Sphingopyxis sp. 113P3 genome, TGCGCGGAATGGAGAGCGACGACTGGGTTCCCTCGCCGGACATACTCGCCAAGCTCGAGACTTACCTTGCAAAGCGCGAAGAAGGGACGGCGCTGGCAACGCCGGAAGAGATCATAAATGAAGCGCGCAACGGGCGCATGTTCATTCTGGTGGATGATGAAGACCGGGAGAATGAAGGCGACCTTGTAATCCCCGCCCAGATGGCCACTCCCGATGCCATCAACTTCATGGCGCGGCACGGACGCGGACTCATCTGCCTTGCTCTGACCCAGGCCCGCGTGGACACGCTGGGGCTCGACCTGATGAGCCGCGACAACCGTACGCGGCACGAAACCGCCTTCACGGTTTCGATCGAGGCGCGCGAAGGGGTCACGACGGGCATCAGTGCGGCCGATCGTGCGAGAACCATTTCGGTCGCCATCGACGCCTCTAAAACCGCAGACGATATCGTCACCCCTGGCCATATCTTTCCGCTCGTCGCCCGCGACGGAGGCGTGCTCGTCCGGGCCGGTCATACAGAAGCGGCCGTGGACGTAGCGCGACTTGCGGGCCTCAATCCGTCCGGCGTGATTTGCGAGATCATGAAGGACAACGGCACAATGGCCCGGCTCGACGATCTCATTCCCTTGGCGCGCAAGCATGGACTTAAGATCGGGA contains:
- the ribB gene encoding 3,4-dihydroxy-2-butanone-4-phosphate synthase, with the translated sequence MATDTVHRLRQLLAEAGMTHSGLARAAALPSSRLRGMESDDWVPSPDILAKLETYLAKREEGTALATPEEIINEARNGRMFILVDDEDRENEGDLVIPAQMATPDAINFMARHGRGLICLALTQARVDTLGLDLMSRDNRTRHETAFTVSIEAREGVTTGISAADRARTISVAIDASKTADDIVTPGHIFPLVARDGGVLVRAGHTEAAVDVARLAGLNPSGVICEIMKDNGTMARLDDLIPLARKHGLKIGTIRDLIAYRRRNDHLVEKRAQVSFTSRWGGEWQAIVFFNRAANGEQLVLQKGQIDPDRPTLVRMHQLSPLTDTFGQIEPRSHLLSRSMEIISEEGAGLIVILNRRTPDSFSRMFDALRSGREPDMDELRDYGIGAQILSEMGVRDMILLSNRTHSLVALDGYDLSVVGHRPIDAP